In one Streptomyces sp. NBC_01288 genomic region, the following are encoded:
- a CDS encoding ABC-F family ATP-binding cassette domain-containing protein, with amino-acid sequence MTATLVAKNLAAGHGDRALFTGLDLVVAPGDVIGLVGANGAGKSTLLKMLAGLLAPEEGELRLSPPAATVGHLPQEPDRRPGESVRAFLARRTGVAEAQRTMDEATQALVDGAPGADDAYSTSLERWLDLGGADLDERAEEIADTLGLAIDLDQPMTSLSGGQAARAGLASLLLSRYDVFLLDEPTNDLDLDGLERLERFVSGLRAGTVVVSHDREFLTRTVTKVLELDLAQNQINLYGGGYEAYLEERDVARRHARDDFEEYADKRSALQDRAQMQRGWMDKGVKNARRKANNDNDKIGRKFRSEASEKQAAKARQTQRMIERLDVVDEPRKEWDLRMEIASAPRSGAVVATLRDAEVRRGDFSFGPVSLQIDWADRVAVTGANGAGKSTLLGALLGRIPLDAGHAALGSGVLVGEVDQARQLFHGTESLLDAFCAAVPDTEPAEVRTLLAKFGLKAHHVMRQAGTLSPGERTRSALALLQGRGVNLLVLDEPTNHLDLPAIEQLESALDAYEGTLLLVTHDRRMLDAVQVTRRLEVADGEVTERR; translated from the coding sequence ATGACTGCCACTCTCGTCGCCAAGAATCTCGCCGCCGGACACGGCGACCGCGCCCTCTTCACCGGGCTCGACCTCGTCGTCGCCCCCGGCGATGTGATCGGCCTTGTCGGTGCCAACGGCGCGGGCAAGTCCACCCTGCTCAAGATGCTCGCCGGGCTCCTCGCCCCCGAGGAGGGCGAACTGCGCCTCTCCCCGCCGGCAGCGACCGTAGGCCACCTCCCGCAGGAACCGGACCGGCGCCCGGGCGAGAGCGTGCGCGCGTTCCTCGCGCGTCGCACGGGGGTCGCCGAGGCCCAGCGGACCATGGACGAGGCCACGCAGGCACTGGTCGACGGGGCACCCGGCGCCGACGACGCGTACTCGACGAGCCTGGAGCGCTGGCTCGACCTCGGCGGCGCGGACCTCGACGAGCGGGCCGAGGAGATCGCCGACACACTCGGCCTCGCCATCGACCTCGACCAGCCGATGACGTCCCTGTCCGGCGGCCAGGCGGCCCGCGCGGGCCTGGCCTCCCTGCTCCTCTCCCGCTATGACGTCTTCCTCCTCGACGAGCCCACCAACGACCTGGACCTCGACGGCCTGGAGCGCCTCGAACGCTTCGTCTCCGGCCTGCGCGCGGGCACGGTCGTCGTGTCGCACGACCGCGAGTTCCTCACCCGCACGGTCACCAAGGTCCTCGAACTCGACCTGGCCCAGAACCAGATCAACCTCTACGGCGGCGGCTACGAGGCGTACCTGGAGGAGCGGGACGTGGCGCGTCGGCACGCCCGCGACGACTTCGAGGAGTACGCCGACAAGCGCTCCGCGCTTCAGGACCGGGCGCAGATGCAGCGCGGCTGGATGGACAAGGGCGTCAAGAACGCCCGCCGCAAGGCGAACAACGACAACGACAAGATCGGCCGCAAGTTCCGCAGCGAGGCGAGCGAGAAGCAGGCGGCGAAGGCGCGGCAGACGCAGCGGATGATCGAGCGCCTCGATGTCGTCGACGAGCCCCGCAAGGAGTGGGACCTGCGGATGGAGATCGCGTCCGCGCCGCGCTCGGGTGCGGTCGTCGCGACGCTGCGGGACGCGGAGGTACGGCGGGGGGACTTCAGCTTCGGGCCGGTGTCTCTCCAGATCGACTGGGCGGACCGGGTTGCCGTGACCGGTGCGAACGGTGCGGGCAAGTCGACGCTTCTCGGTGCGCTGCTCGGCCGTATTCCGTTGGACGCGGGCCATGCGGCGCTCGGTTCGGGTGTTCTGGTGGGGGAGGTCGACCAGGCCCGTCAGCTGTTCCACGGTACGGAGTCTCTGCTCGACGCGTTCTGTGCGGCCGTGCCGGATACGGAGCCTGCCGAAGTCCGTACGCTGCTGGCCAAGTTCGGGCTCAAGGCGCATCACGTGATGCGGCAGGCGGGGACGCTGTCACCGGGTGAGCGGACCCGTTCCGCGCTCGCGCTTCTCCAGGGTCGGGGCGTGAACCTCCTGGTCCTGGACGAACCGACCAACCACCTCGATCTGCCTGCCATCGAGCAACTGGAGTCGGCGCTCGATGCGTACGAGGGCACGCTGTTGCTGGTCACTCATGATCGGCGGATGTTGGATGCGGTTCAGGTGACTCGGCGGTTGGAGGTGGCGGACGGGGAGGTGACGGAGCGGCGGTGA
- a CDS encoding oxidoreductase has protein sequence MSAEYAAFGLAPAMRAGEVLADGGYQVHRDFVDFIVDGRPLLFQLTDLDAVSPLASDVPPAIFTAQVRSLLMETDPPLKGGRHVIYGCPECEDLACGAVTAVIQQDGADFIWRDFAWQTDEHADLERNGYHGIGPFRFAGAEYRAALDSLIDGTEPPVAKRRVLLIGARVAVLNRLAAALRAIGIGADITGDATHVPADELRGYGAVAFGRAVTQAERAAVRAAFDRAGVDATYVDGLAPIVPLLVAQIEHALDRRPADQHRLTRLVAADGEAGIEVTSPCRVRVTAYRLDRLYRGHTQDVFDGVLEPGRHHIALDAKAVKGESFVVARTTGSVLVEAMAR, from the coding sequence ACTTCGTCGACTTCATCGTCGACGGCCGCCCGCTGCTGTTCCAGCTCACCGACCTGGACGCCGTCTCCCCGCTCGCCTCCGACGTCCCGCCCGCGATCTTCACCGCCCAGGTCCGCAGCCTCCTGATGGAGACGGACCCACCCCTGAAGGGCGGCCGCCACGTCATCTACGGCTGCCCCGAGTGCGAGGACCTGGCCTGCGGCGCCGTCACCGCCGTCATTCAGCAGGACGGCGCCGACTTCATCTGGCGCGACTTCGCCTGGCAGACCGACGAACACGCCGACCTGGAGCGCAACGGCTACCACGGCATAGGTCCCTTCCGCTTCGCCGGAGCCGAGTACCGCGCGGCCCTCGACTCCCTCATCGACGGCACCGAGCCCCCGGTCGCCAAACGCCGGGTCCTGCTGATCGGCGCCCGCGTGGCCGTCCTGAACAGACTCGCCGCCGCCCTGCGCGCCATCGGCATCGGCGCCGACATCACCGGCGACGCGACCCACGTCCCCGCCGACGAACTCCGCGGCTATGGTGCCGTGGCCTTCGGCCGGGCCGTCACCCAGGCCGAACGGGCCGCCGTACGGGCCGCGTTCGACCGCGCCGGGGTCGACGCGACCTACGTCGACGGCCTCGCCCCCATCGTCCCGCTCCTCGTCGCCCAGATCGAACACGCCCTGGACCGCCGCCCCGCCGACCAGCACCGGCTGACCCGCCTGGTCGCCGCCGACGGCGAGGCGGGCATCGAGGTCACCTCGCCGTGCCGGGTGCGCGTCACGGCGTACCGTCTCGACCGTCTGTACCGCGGCCACACACAGGACGTCTTCGACGGTGTCCTGGAACCCGGCCGCCACCACATCGCCCTGGACGCGAAGGCGGTCAAGGGCGAGTCCTTCGTCGTGGCCCGGACGACCGGGAGCGTGCTGGTGGAGGCGATGGCGCGCTGA